The following coding sequences are from one Shewanella eurypsychrophilus window:
- a CDS encoding nuclear transport factor 2 family protein, with protein MIFVRYICLILALTSTSSIAKPGDMPKEQQLAVKYIQAVTDHDYKALNAFYDRKSIFNDRTASKTYTGRRHIISFLRRAHQGVLEYGFNIEHMFNSGSLVIMIGSYHYKGPGEQFGKPGKIIDLAIPGVTTVKLDMATHRVSKHEDLMDYQTMADQLAIQ; from the coding sequence ATGATATTTGTACGATATATTTGTCTTATCTTAGCGCTCACTAGCACCTCTTCGATTGCTAAGCCTGGAGACATGCCGAAAGAACAACAATTAGCCGTGAAGTATATTCAGGCTGTAACCGACCATGACTATAAAGCATTGAACGCTTTCTATGATCGTAAAAGCATCTTTAATGACAGGACGGCCAGCAAAACTTATACCGGGCGTCGACACATCATTAGCTTTCTTAGACGGGCTCATCAAGGCGTATTAGAATATGGCTTTAATATTGAACATATGTTTAATTCTGGCTCCTTAGTAATAATGATAGGCAGCTATCACTATAAGGGACCAGGAGAACAGTTTGGTAAGCCGGGAAAAATCATCGATTTAGCGATCCCAGGGGTAACCACAGTTAAACTCGATATGGCAACTCACAGGGTCTCCAAGCATGAAGACCTTATGGATTACCAGACCATGGCCGATCAATTGGCGATACAATAG
- a CDS encoding trimeric intracellular cation channel family protein, whose protein sequence is MIELIYFFDLCGTAVFALSGALAAGRHRMDPFGVIVLASVTAVGGGSIRDALLGTTPVFWIRDPNYIIVILITVLLTLIFIRKPKKVPQYTLPVADALGLALFTVIGAEKALNLELGGMIAVVMGLITGVGGGIIRDLLCRQVPMILRTEIYATASILGGISYSISIYLGADNMHAILFSMTVALCIRLAAIKWHLSLPAFDLKKSVKN, encoded by the coding sequence ATGATTGAGCTGATCTACTTCTTCGACCTGTGCGGTACCGCCGTTTTTGCTTTGTCAGGGGCACTTGCTGCTGGGCGACACCGTATGGACCCCTTTGGTGTTATCGTGCTTGCATCGGTCACAGCCGTCGGTGGAGGGAGCATTCGTGACGCACTCTTGGGTACCACACCCGTTTTTTGGATCCGCGACCCTAACTACATCATTGTCATTTTGATTACCGTTTTATTAACGTTAATTTTTATTCGTAAACCTAAAAAAGTACCCCAATACACCTTACCCGTTGCCGATGCGCTAGGTCTGGCACTGTTTACTGTCATTGGCGCAGAGAAAGCATTAAACCTTGAATTAGGTGGAATGATAGCCGTGGTCATGGGCTTGATTACTGGCGTCGGAGGAGGCATTATTCGAGACTTGTTATGCCGTCAAGTGCCGATGATTTTACGCACCGAAATTTATGCTACGGCGTCCATATTAGGTGGCATTAGTTACAGCATTAGTATCTATTTAGGCGCAGATAATATGCATGCGATACTGTTTTCTATGACCGTCGCCCTGTGCATCAGGCTTGCAGCCATAAAATGGCACTTGTCACTGCCTGCATTCGATTTAAAGAAAAGTGTAAAGAATTAG
- a CDS encoding DUF2721 domain-containing protein, producing the protein MHVSLTTPALLFPAISLLLLAYTNRFFALAALIRNLSSDGKPVKSAQLKNLRQRISIIRRMQESGVMSFALCVLCMIFIYIGLNKTGSIIFGCSLLLLLYSLLLSVIEIRISVDALNYHLEEMDQ; encoded by the coding sequence ATTCATGTTTCTTTAACGACACCGGCACTATTATTTCCAGCAATATCTTTATTGCTGTTAGCTTACACTAACCGATTTTTCGCGCTGGCCGCGTTGATCCGTAATCTCAGCAGTGATGGTAAGCCGGTCAAAAGTGCTCAGTTAAAAAACCTGCGTCAGCGGATTAGTATTATCAGGCGCATGCAGGAGTCTGGTGTGATGAGTTTTGCCTTATGTGTACTCTGTATGATTTTTATCTACATTGGACTCAACAAGACTGGCTCTATAATTTTTGGCTGTAGTTTACTCCTATTACTCTATTCACTGCTTTTGTCCGTGATTGAGATCCGTATCTCGGTGGACGCGCTTAATTACCACTTAGAAGAGATGGACCAATGA
- a CDS encoding cobalamin biosynthesis protein CobD/CbiB, producing the protein MVPEFAQQLLSESPFYQGTMVLIVSLLLSRIAPLPRNFQPIVWFGYLARELASKVNKPNRAASQQIIAGTLAAILLILPFWLIIYFLLQLAAFPWFFEFVILYTCLNDDNFKQVAAEVRQSLNSADKERARSLLTPWLYRDTKQLSSVGISKATIEKLVTSPVYGTVATIVFFGIGGAPLVLACRMIKKLELCWPPINPKFNHFGKPVYWLSASLFLVPSWLWNFSLAIQGGPKTVLMLFNPLPNKGASYNCLNTCAIAASTLHIELGGPMKFNNQRVDAPRLVYGPKPDSHSISTAIKLASTGYTIWLSFIVLVPILWASLRYMQT; encoded by the coding sequence ATGGTTCCAGAGTTTGCCCAACAGCTGCTCAGTGAGAGTCCATTTTATCAAGGGACCATGGTTCTTATTGTCAGTTTATTACTGTCACGCATTGCACCTTTACCCAGAAATTTTCAGCCAATCGTTTGGTTTGGTTATCTAGCTCGCGAACTCGCAAGCAAGGTGAATAAACCCAATCGAGCTGCTTCACAGCAAATCATCGCAGGTACGTTAGCGGCAATCCTACTGATCTTACCTTTCTGGTTAATCATCTATTTCTTGCTTCAACTCGCCGCTTTCCCTTGGTTTTTTGAGTTTGTGATCCTCTATACCTGCCTCAATGATGATAATTTTAAGCAGGTTGCAGCGGAGGTTAGGCAATCATTAAATAGTGCTGATAAAGAAAGGGCCAGAAGTTTATTAACTCCTTGGTTATATAGAGACACTAAGCAACTAAGCAGTGTTGGGATCAGCAAGGCTACCATTGAAAAACTGGTTACCTCACCAGTTTATGGCACTGTCGCCACCATCGTCTTTTTCGGTATTGGCGGTGCCCCATTAGTCCTAGCCTGTAGAATGATCAAAAAACTGGAACTATGCTGGCCACCCATTAACCCTAAGTTTAATCACTTTGGTAAACCCGTCTATTGGCTTAGTGCCAGCTTGTTTCTTGTTCCTAGCTGGCTATGGAACTTCAGTTTAGCCATTCAAGGTGGCCCAAAGACAGTCCTGATGCTGTTCAACCCCTTGCCTAACAAGGGGGCTTCTTATAACTGCCTCAATACCTGTGCGATTGCCGCTTCCACACTCCACATTGAGCTAGGCGGACCGATGAAATTTAACAATCAGCGTGTCGATGCTCCTAGACTGGTTTATGGGCCAAAACCAGACAGTCATTCGATATCAACTGCAATAAAGCTAGCCAGTACCGGTTACACCATCTGGTTAAGTTTCATTGTTTTAGTACCTATTTTATGGGCTTCACTTCGCTATATGCAGACATAA
- the mtnN gene encoding 5'-methylthioadenosine/S-adenosylhomocysteine nucleosidase, translating to MKVGIIGAMEPEVAHLIAAMTSPDSQTIAGIEFIAGTLDGTEVIVTRSGIGKVAASIATTLLIEKYAPDAVINTGSAGGFVDELAIGDIVIATEVRHHDVDVTAFGYEIGQMASQPAAFVADEKLMAAAKKAVASLEEVKAIEGLICTGDSFICDPERTKTMLKNFPTMAACEMEGAAIAQVCHQFEVPFVVIRSLSDNANNDSPVDFDSYIVKAGHQSALMVMALLKQL from the coding sequence ATGAAAGTAGGTATCATAGGCGCAATGGAGCCAGAAGTGGCTCACTTAATCGCAGCAATGACTTCTCCAGATTCACAAACCATTGCAGGTATCGAGTTTATCGCTGGCACATTAGATGGCACTGAAGTCATCGTCACGCGTTCTGGTATTGGTAAAGTGGCTGCAAGTATTGCAACAACACTGCTTATCGAAAAATATGCACCAGATGCCGTGATCAACACAGGCTCTGCGGGTGGCTTTGTTGATGAACTGGCCATCGGTGATATCGTCATTGCAACTGAAGTAAGACACCATGATGTCGATGTCACTGCTTTTGGCTATGAAATAGGCCAAATGGCCAGTCAGCCAGCAGCCTTTGTCGCCGATGAAAAACTGATGGCAGCAGCCAAGAAAGCCGTTGCTAGCCTTGAGGAAGTTAAAGCCATCGAAGGTTTGATCTGTACAGGAGACAGTTTCATCTGCGATCCAGAGCGCACTAAAACCATGCTCAAGAACTTTCCGACGATGGCAGCCTGTGAAATGGAAGGAGCTGCAATTGCACAAGTCTGTCATCAGTTTGAGGTGCCGTTTGTAGTGATCCGTTCACTGTCTGACAACGCCAATAATGACTCACCTGTCGACTTTGATTCATATATCGTAAAGGCGGGACACCAGTCAGCCTTAATGGTAATGGCTTTACTTAAACAACTATAG
- a CDS encoding transposase — protein MARPRSTLVSIEDTPFYHCMSKCIRFAWLTGIDKYTGKSYEHRRDWVESRILELAEVFAIDVAAYAVMSNHLHLVLRVDIFEANSWTDKEVVQHWHQLFKGTDITQKFAQGEIIDSCEVAGLKHSIAQYRSRLSDISWFMRALNEPIARKANKEDGCTGRFWEGRFKSQALLDEAAVLACMAYVDLNPIRAKVADTPETSDFTSIQKRIKAAVKGEQPQALLPFVGNEQKEMVKGLMFSAKDYLQLVDETGRIIRADKRGAISPDSHKILNRLNIPQKNWLKLTTEFSRLFKGPVGTVQELGVYCEHLERKRRQGAANCQKWLCSG, from the coding sequence ATGGCTAGACCCAGAAGCACATTAGTCAGTATCGAAGACACCCCGTTTTACCACTGCATGTCTAAATGTATTCGTTTCGCATGGCTTACGGGTATCGATAAATACACGGGAAAGTCATATGAACATCGTCGAGACTGGGTTGAGTCAAGAATTCTTGAGTTAGCCGAAGTGTTTGCGATAGATGTAGCCGCTTATGCCGTGATGTCTAACCATCTGCACTTAGTATTGAGAGTCGATATTTTCGAAGCCAATTCATGGACAGATAAAGAGGTGGTACAGCACTGGCATCAACTGTTTAAAGGCACTGACATTACTCAGAAATTTGCTCAAGGAGAGATAATTGACAGCTGTGAGGTTGCTGGTCTGAAACATTCAATTGCTCAGTATCGAAGTCGGCTTAGTGATATTAGTTGGTTTATGCGCGCTTTGAATGAACCTATTGCCAGAAAAGCGAATAAAGAGGATGGCTGTACAGGGCGATTTTGGGAGGGGCGTTTCAAATCCCAAGCTTTACTGGATGAAGCAGCGGTTTTAGCTTGCATGGCCTATGTTGACCTCAACCCAATTCGAGCTAAGGTAGCTGATACCCCTGAAACCTCAGATTTCACCAGTATTCAAAAACGCATCAAAGCCGCAGTAAAGGGAGAGCAACCCCAAGCACTCTTACCCTTTGTGGGCAATGAGCAAAAAGAGATGGTTAAAGGGCTCATGTTCAGCGCTAAAGATTACCTGCAATTGGTTGATGAAACAGGACGAATAATCAGAGCCGATAAACGAGGCGCAATAAGCCCTGATTCACACAAAATACTTAATAGACTCAACATCCCTCAGAAAAACTGGCTGAAGCTCACAACTGAATTTAGCCGCTTATTTAAAGGCCCTGTCGGTACTGTTCAAGAGTTAGGTGTCTACTGCGAGCACTTAGAGCGAAAACGTAGACAAGGGGCAGCTAATTGCCAGAAGTGGCTCTGCAGCGGCTAA
- a CDS encoding M43 family zinc metalloprotease, whose product MINKITLSILTTAITASTFAHAIQPEFSAHHCKAAETNAQHYRNFPSALIEAQARHEKIANIQSARKYSAQAKQGHVDSLDSTDTSFVMGISATPSYVVPVVFHVYGTVHNGDTVNDAVIIDALYKTNEDFQGQTADYSDIDSEFQNVKDHLNIEFRLAGIDPNGNPTTGIVYHSESSGAGNYSSSDVKNDHWDNYKYMNVYIQNDLYADGVTNNSGVAWYPDSGMSDDGLARVAYNGAYLGTNTDENFRSVLTHEFGHFMDLIHTFEGRCKRGAAKRCSQTGDEVCDTPQQNSWQMNPGDGGILNCLGQTINWQNFMAYSDQYANFTQDQVDRMINGLNSSARASLWSASNLSATGVAN is encoded by the coding sequence ATGATAAATAAAATTACCCTATCTATTCTTACGACTGCCATAACGGCATCCACATTCGCACATGCCATACAACCTGAATTTTCAGCTCATCACTGTAAAGCCGCAGAAACCAACGCACAGCACTATCGAAACTTTCCATCAGCCTTGATAGAAGCCCAAGCCAGACACGAGAAAATAGCCAACATCCAATCTGCTAGAAAATATTCAGCCCAAGCCAAGCAGGGTCATGTCGATTCACTAGATAGTACTGACACATCTTTTGTAATGGGCATATCGGCAACGCCTAGTTATGTCGTCCCAGTGGTATTTCATGTCTATGGCACAGTACATAATGGCGACACTGTCAATGATGCAGTCATTATCGATGCGCTATATAAGACCAATGAGGACTTTCAAGGACAAACTGCCGACTATTCTGACATTGACTCTGAATTTCAAAATGTGAAGGATCATCTCAATATTGAGTTTCGCCTGGCTGGTATCGATCCCAACGGCAACCCAACGACCGGGATCGTTTATCACTCGGAATCATCAGGGGCTGGTAACTACTCAAGCTCAGATGTGAAAAATGATCACTGGGATAATTACAAATACATGAATGTTTATATTCAAAATGACCTGTATGCCGATGGTGTCACCAATAACTCCGGCGTTGCCTGGTACCCTGATAGCGGAATGTCCGATGATGGCTTAGCACGGGTGGCATATAATGGTGCGTACTTAGGCACCAATACAGATGAAAACTTTCGCTCAGTGCTCACCCATGAGTTTGGCCACTTTATGGATCTGATCCATACTTTCGAAGGCAGGTGTAAACGAGGAGCGGCCAAGCGCTGCTCACAGACAGGAGACGAAGTGTGTGATACGCCGCAGCAAAACAGCTGGCAGATGAATCCTGGTGACGGCGGCATCCTCAACTGTTTGGGACAAACCATCAACTGGCAAAATTTTATGGCCTATTCAGATCAATATGCCAACTTTACTCAAGACCAGGTAGATCGCATGATTAATGGCTTAAACAGTTCAGCACGTGCAAGCCTTTGGTCAGCATCGAACCTTTCTGCTACAGGTGTTGCTAACTAA